The Bdellovibrio bacteriovorus region CTGGTTGGAAATCAAGCAAGGGAAGTACACTTCAAAAATCGTAGGTATCTCTGCTGAAGAATATCCGATCTTCCCAACATACAACTCTCAAGGTTTCATCAGCATCAGTGCCGGTGTGTTGAAAGAGATGATTGATAAAACAATCTACTCAGTTTCTAACGATGAAACTCGTTACCACTTGAACGGTGTGTTCTTTGAACTTTCACCTCAAGGCGGATTTAAAATGGTGGCAACAGATGGTCACCGTATGAGTCTAGTGAATAAACCACTTTCGGAAGTGAAAGTGGCAGCTACTCAAGGTGTTATCATTCCTCGTAAAGGTCTTCATGAAATCAAAAAGATTTTAGAAGGCATCGATGGCAATGTGGAAATCGCGATTGAAGGTTCTCAATTCGTACTTAAACATTCATCAACAATTTTGATGATTCGTTTGATCGAAGGAAAGTACCCGAATTATCAACAATTTATTCCACAGAAACTTCCGCAAAAAGTGATGATCCACCGTGAAGCATTTTTGACTTCGCTAAAACGTGTATCACTTTTAGCGAACGTAAAATCCAAAGCGGTGTTATTGAATCTTTCAAACGGCCGCATGGAAATTTCTTCAAACAACCCAGAGCTTGGTGATGCGAAAGAAGAAATCGAAGTTGAATACGCAGGCGGAGAAATCAAAATCGGTTTCAACGCGAAGTATGTGACTGATATCTTGACGAGCATGAGCCAAGACAAAATTGATTTCGAATTGAATGATCATCTTTCTCCGGGATTGATCCGTCCTCACAACGACACGTCTTACACTTGCGTTGTGATGCCTATGAGAATCTGATGATTTTTGAAAAGCTACGTCTTGTTAATTTTCGTAATTATCGGGACGTAGTGGTTCCATTCTCTCCGCGTGTGAATGTGTTCGTCGGTGAAAATGGTCAGGGTAAAACAAATCTTCTTGAGGCGATGTATCTAATTTCTCAAGGAGACTCCTTCCGCTACAGTGACAATCGCACTTTGATCAACTCGAATAACCAAGAGGCATTGATTCAAGCGCTGATTACTCAAAATGATCTTCACTACAAACTCAAACTTGGATTAAGCAAAAGTCGCAAAGTTTTAACTTTGAATGACAAGAAGGTTTCTTCAACCGATGTTCGCAAAATTTTTGCTAGTGTCGTGTTCAGTCCTGAAAGTTTAGCATCGATCAAAGAAGGTGCGGATCATCGCCGCGAACTTGTGGATGAGTTGCTCATCACCTTTGAACGAAAAAATGCGGATTTGATCGCGGAATATCGCAAAGCTTTGAAAACGCGCAATAAGATCCTTAAAAACTATTTGGAGGGTTTGAACGACAAAACGGTCACGGTGAACCTTTTGGACGCTCTAAACCCCCAATTCTTGCGTTTAGCGGCCGATTTAAGCTACGCCCGGATCACGGCACTGGCTGGTCTTTCCAAAGACTTTAATAATGCCATGCAGTACATTTCGAAGAATGACGCTGTGGATATCTCGGTGGAATACGTGATTTCGGATCAAAATGCGGTGGGTTTTTCCCGAGAACAAGTCCAATTTGCTCTGCAAAAAAGGATGAATGAACTGCATGATGCGGAGCTCTCATCTGGAACCAGTCTGGTAGGCCCTCACAAGCACGATATTGTGTTCCTATATGGGCAAAAAGACTCAAGATTTTATTGTAGCCAAGGGCAGCAAAGAGCCATCATATTGTCTTTCAAAATGGCCCAAATTGTGTATCATAGGAAGGCTCACGGAACCTATCCGGTTTTGATGTTAGACGATGTTTTATCTGAACTCGATAAAGCCAAAAGAGATGCACTGATTACGTTCTTACACGAGATCAATACGCAGATTTTTGTGACGACGACAGATTTCACATTGCCTGAATCTTTCAGCCTCGATCAGCTTTCCGTTTTGCGCATCAAGGATGGTCACATCCTCGATGAATAACTTCGCTCTGGGTTTCCAGAGTGTATGCAGTCAGTGAGGGGTACACAGTGTCAGTCGAAGAACAAAAAACATATTCCGCCGACTCGATTCAGGTTCTTGAAGGACTTGAAGCGGTTCGTAAACGTCCAGGGATGTATATCGGTGATACCGGTTTCAAAGGTTATCACCATCTTGTGTATGAGATTGTGGATAACTCGGTAGACGAACATCTTGCAGGTCATTGCAAACACATTTACGTCACGATCAATGCCGATGAATCAGTTTCAGTGGAAGATGATGGCCGCGGTATTCCTGTGGGCGCTCATAAAAATGGAAAATCTGCTCTTGAAATCGTTATGACCGTACTTCACGCCGGCGGTAAATTCGACGGTGGTGGTTACAAAGTATCCGGTGGTCTACATGGTGTGGGTGCTTCCGTCGTAAATGCGCTTTCTGATCGTGTTTCTGTTGAAGTTCATCGTGAAGGTTTCGTATGGAGACAAAACTACGAGCGCGGCCGTATTGTGGCGCCGGTTGCTCAAGGTGAAGCTTCCGCTAAAACTGGAACGACAGTGACGTTCAAACCAGATCGTCAAATCTTCAAAGACGAAACAGTCATCTACGATTTCGCAACCCTTGCGAATCGTTTTCGTGAACTTGCGTTCCTAAATGCAGGTCTTCATATTTCTTTGAAAGATGAGCGTTCAGGTAAAAAACAAGATTTCCAATACGCTAATGGCGTGGCTGAATTCGTTCAGTACATGAATCAATCTAAGAAATCTCTTCACAATGAAGTTGTTTATTTCCGAGGTGAAAAAGACAACGTCGATGTTGAAATCGCTTTGCAGTGGAATGACTCTTATTCGGAATCCATTTTCACATACTGTAACAACATCAACACTCACGAAGGTGGTACTCACCTTGTGGGTTTCCGTGCGGCCTTAACTCGTACAACGAATGCTTACGCGACTGAAAAAAATCTTTTGAAAGATTTGAAAGCAAACCTTGAGGGTGAAGACATTCGTGAAGGTTTGGCAGCGGTTATCTCGGTGAAAGTTCGTGAACCTCAATTCGAAGGGCAAACGAAAACCAAACTGGGTAACACGGAAGTCAAAGGTATCGTTGAAGCTCTGGTAAATGAAAAATTAGCCGACTGGATGGATCGCAATCCTTCGGTTGCTAAAAATATTATTTCTAAGTGTGTGGAGTCAGCGCGTGCCCGTGAAGCCGCTCGTAAAGCTCGTGATTTAACTCGTCGTAAGACGGCGTTGGATGGTGGATCTTTGCCAGGTAAAATGGCGGACTGCCAAGAACGTGATCCTGCACTTTGCGAACTTTACCTGGTGGAGGGAGACTCTGCCGGTGGATCCGCGAAACAAGGACGTGACCGTCGTACGCAAGCGATTTTGCCTTTGAAAGGTAAAATCTTGAACGTGGAAAAAGCGCGTTTTGATAAAATTATTTCTTCTGAAGAGATCAAAGTTATCATCTCGGCTTTAGGAACGGGTATCGGCAAAGACAACGTGAACGTGGATAAAATCCGCTATCACAAAATCATCATCATGACCGATGCCGACGTCGATGGATCGCATATCATGACTCTGCTTTTGACATTCTTCTATCGTCAAATGCCAGAAGTTCTTGAGCGCGGTTATGTTTACATTGCTCAGCCACCTCTTTACCGTGCGAAAAAAGGTAAAGAAGAAACTTATCTGAAAAACGAAGCGGCATTGACTGAGTTCCTTTTGAGTTCTGGTCTTAATGCTTTCAAAATCAAAGGGAAAGAGAGCTTGAAAGAAGCAGATCTTCGCCAACTGATTTTGAACATCCAAAGATTCAACGATCTTTTACGTGTGTCTTCGAAAAAATACGACAGAGACGTTTTGTATTTCTTGTTAAGCAAAATTGGTGATTTCGAAAAGACTTTTGCAGATGCTGGAAAAATCCAAACATCTTTGAATGATCTAGGCGACTGGATTAAAGGAAATCAAAAGCTGGGTATCACTGAATACAAAGGCGAAGTTAAAACAGATGAAGCTACAGGAAAACCTTATGCTGACATCTACACTGTTCGTTACGCAGATCGCATGACGACGAAATTCAGTCTTGAAAGCTTGCGTTCTTCGGAAATCATCGAGCTTCGTAAAATCTGGAATGACATCCAAGGTGTCAGCACTCTTCCAATGACAATCCTGGAAGGTGAAACAGAAATCGAATTCGATAACTACAACGAATTCTACACTCACGTGATGGAATCTACGAAAAAAGGAATGTACATCCAACGTTACAAAGGATTGGGCGAGATGAATCCTGAGCAGTTGTGGGAAACTACGCTGAATAAGGAAAACCGCACTCTTCTTCAAGTAAATATCGATGATGCTGTTGCAGCGGATGAGACATTCTCAATCTTGATGGGTGAAATGGTTGAACCGCGTCGTCAGTTCATCCATGACAATGCCCTTCTTGCTCGTAGTTTGGACGTTTAATTTTAGTTTTTTAAGTTGGTGAAGTTATGGAAAATAATAATGAAGAAAAAGGCGTAACCCGCGTCGATGTCAGTAAGGAAATGCGTGATGCCTACCTTCAGTACTCGATGTCCGTTATCGTGGGTCGTGCCCTACCCGATGTTCGTGACGGTCTAAAACCTGTTCATCGCCGTGTCTTGTTTGCACAAAGTGAAATGAACAACCGACCTGGCAGACCTTACTTGAAGTCTGCTCGTGTGGTCGGAGACGTAATCGGTAAATACCATCCTCACGGTGACTCTGCGGTTTACGAAACTATGGTTCGTATGGCCCAGGATTTCTCTTTGAGATATCCACTTGAGGATGGACAAGGAAACTTCGGTTCTATCGACGGTGATAGCGCGGCAGCTATGCGTTACACTGAGATCCGTATGACTCACCTTGCGGAAGAACTTCTGCAAGATATCGATAAAGAAACTATTCCATTCGGACCGAACTACGACGACTCTTTGCAGATTCCTCTAGTTCTTCCTGCGAAGTTCCCAAATCTTTTGGTGAACGGTTCTTCCGGTATCGCCGTTGGTATGGCGACAAATATTCCTCCGCACAATTTGGGCGAAGTGATTGATGGTTGTATTGAACTTATCAATAAACCTGAATGTACTCTTGAAGACTTGATGGTTCACATTAAGGGCCCGGACTTCCCGTCTTACGGTGTGATCGCAGGTCGTGAAGGTATCTTGCAGGCCTATAAAAAAGGCCGTGGTATCATCACACTGAAAGCGGTTGCGGAAATTGTACCGGGTAAAGACCGTGAAGAGATCATCGTTACTGAGATCCCTTACCAAGTTAATAAAGCAAAATTGATCGAAAGCATTGCAGACCTTGTTCGCGACAAACAAATTGAAGGTATCTCTGATATCCGCGATGAGTCTTCTCGTGAAGGTATGCGTATCGTGATTCAATTGAAACGCGGTGAAAACGCCAGCGTGATCTTGAATCGCCTTTACAAATATACGCAAATGCAAATCAGCTTGGGTATCATCATGCTGGCTTTGGATGCGAAAAACCAACCGGTTACTTTCGATCTTAAAGGCATGCTTGAAGCTTTCGTTGATCACCGTCGTGACGTTGTTACGAAACGTTGTATCTTCGAACTTAAAAAAGCCCAAGAGCGCGCGCACATTTTGGAAGGTTTGAAAAAAGCCCTGGATCACATCGAAGAAGTGATCAAAACGATCCGCGCTTCCAAAGAAGCGACGACGGCTCGTGAAGCCTTGATGTCGAAATTTGAATTCTCAGAACGCCAAGCCGTTGCGATTCTTGAAATGCGTTTGCAACGTTTGACGGGTTTAGAACGTGATAAAATCATCCAAGAACTTGCAGAGTTGATGAAACAAATCGACTGGTTGAAGTTCGTTCTTGCTGATGTTCGCGAAATTTACAAAATTATCGTGGGCGAACTAGAAGATATTAAAAAACGTTACGCAGATCCTCGTCGTACTCAAATCCAAGGTAACCTTGATGATATTGAAGACGAAGATTTGATCGCTGATGAAGACATGGTTGTCACTGTTACCAACACAGGTCTTATCAAACGTATGCCGACAGCTGAATACCGCGTGCAAAAACGTGGTGGTAAAGGCTTAAAAGGCATGGAAACGAAAGAAGAAGACTACGTTACAGATCTATTCTCCGCTTCGACTAAGACTATGCTTCTTGTCTTCACGGACAAGGGTAAAGTTTACTGGTGTAAAGTGCATAAACTTCCTCTAGGAAGCCGCACTTCTAAGGGTAAATCTTTGGCAAACGTCGTTCAGCTAGCAAGTGGTGAAAGTGTTCGTGCGATTCTTCCGGTGGATGAATTCAGCGAAAACAAATACGTTGTTATGTTGACTGAAAAAGGTGTGATTAAGAAAACATCTTTAGATTCATTCGCGAATCCAAGAGCCGCTGGTATCATAGCTTTGACGACAGATCTTGAAGACGGCGTTATCGACGTTAAGATCTCTGACGGTCAAAGTGATATCTTCATTGCGACTAAAGAAGGTATGTCGATCCGCTTTAACGAAGCCGACGTGCGCGAAATGGGTCGTACGGCTCGTGGTGTGAAAGCTATCACTTTAGCTAAAGACGACATCGTTGTGGCGATGGAAGTTTTAGAGAAAAACACGAAAGACACTATCTTGATGGTGACATCAAAAGGTTACGGTAAACGCTCTGAAACAGGCGAATACCGCATCCAATCTCGTGGTGGTGTTGGTATTATCACTCAGAAAACGACGGAAAAAGTGGGCGTGGTTATCGGTACGAAGAAAGTTTCAGAAAAAATGGAACTTATTCTTTCCACTGATAAAGGACAAGTTATCCGCATGAAAGTGACGGACATCTCTGTTCTAGGACGCAACACTCAAGGTGTCCGTTTGATCAATATCGATGAAAAAGAAGAAACCGTGACAGGTGTTGCAGTCGTTGAAGAAGATGATGCAACTGAAGAATCAACACCGGCTCCGGCAGGAGTCACTCACTAAGATGGTCAGAGGCCTTCTGATTGTCTTAGTGCTGGCCCTCACCGCCTGCTCTTCCCAAGAGGAGGCGGATTATAAGCAAGCCCAAAAAGAAATAGCTCAGGAACATTACCGTATTGGCCTGAGCTATTTAGATCGAGTCATCAAAAGAAATGCTCCGACAAAATATCCTTTAGAAGCCGCTCGCGAAGCTGCACGCATTTCGTTTTTTGAGATCAAAGATTTCAATAAAGCCGTTGATTATCATCATTTCATTGTTTTGCATTCCACCGACGAAAAAGAGCGCCTAGAATCGCAAAAGCAAATAGCGGCGATTTATTTTAATAATCTTCAGAACTATCAGCAGTCGATCATTGAATATAGTAAGCTTCAACAGATGCCTCACACGGATCTAGAGGCGGCTCAATATAAGATGAACATCGCGCGTGCTCAGTACTATCAGAATAATTTCTTTCAAGCTGAGTCCGAGATTGATTCACTCTTAAAACTTAAAGGTGATGAAAACACTCGCTTTAGTGCTTTGATGTTAAAAGGAAATATCTTGGTCGCGCGCAAAGACTTCGCAAAAGCAGCAGAGATATTTAAAGAGCTCATTCAAAAGTATCCTGAAAAGGCGATTCAAGAAAACGTCGCGCTGACTTTGGCTGTTTGTTATGAAGAAAATTTGGATTTTAAGAGTGCCATTGCCGTTCTTGAAGCCCATAAAGAAAAATACAATCCACCTGAATACATCGAACTTCGAATCAAGCGCATGCAAGAGCGCATGAAAAATGCTCCGGGAGCGAAAGGCTTTAGGAAGTAATGAAGAAGTATATAATTTTTGCATCCATGGGCTTTGAACTTGTCGGTTTGATCTTGGGGTGTTTTTACCTAGGGCAATTCCTCGATCAAAAGTATCAAACAAAAGGCCTTATCTTTGTGGGTTTGACCTTTGCGGCTTTGATTGGTTGGTTATGGAGAGTCATCTGGCTTCTTCGTAAGCTGCAAAAAGAGGATGAGAAGAATTCAGATTCCGACAAACCCTAGGAAGCCATGAAACCTATTTTAATAGCGCAAATCTTTGTGATCGTTCTTGGCGGCCTGCTTTTGCATCTTTTTTCCGCACCGCAACACGCGCTATCCTTTGTGGCGGGGTCTTCAACCATCTTTCTTAGCTTTTTATTACTGGGTTGGGGCTGGAGCCTTATCTTCCAGAAGAAATTGGTTGCCCTGTCTATCGGTATCATTGTATTTAAGTACGCGATTTTAGGGATTATTATCTTTAAGCTAACAGCCATGCCATGGTTCGATACCTTATGGTTCGCAATGGGGGTTGCTAGTTTTATTCTTTCAGCGTTTGTGTATGCGGTGAAAGAAGCCTTACGAGAGGGAAAAGACCATGTCATTTAACTGGACACAACTCATTCCTGGTGTTGGTCACGAGTACGCACACGTTGCAACTCTTGGTGCCGCTACAGTAGCAACAATGGCTATCGGTATGGCAGCTCGCGCTTCACTTGGTAAAGGTGAAACGGCAGTTCTTCCAGCAAGCAAATTCTCTCTTCGTGGCATCATGGAAATGTTGACCGAAATGATGGATGGACTTGCAGAGATGGTTATCGGTGAACACGGTAAACACTATGTTCCTTTCTTCACTTCTGTTTTCTTCTTTATTCTTTTGAACAACTTGATCGGGATGATTCCAGGGATGACTCCTGCAACTGAAAACATCAACACGACATTCGGTTTCGGTGTTTTGATGTTCTTGTTCTATAACTTCCAAGGTGTGAAAGAAAACGGCGTGTTCGCTTATCTTAAACACTTCATGGGTCCGGTTCTTTTCCTTGCTCCTTTGATGTTCGTGATCGAACTAGTTTCACACTTTGTTCGTCCGTTCTCTTTGGGTCTTCGTCTTGCGAACGTTATGATGGGTGACCACACAGTATTGTCTGTGTTCTTGGATCTAGTACCAATTGGTGTACCTATCCCATTCTACATCATGGGATTGTTCGTATGTTTTGTTCAGGCTTTTGTATTTACATTGCTTTCAATGGTCTACGTGGCATTCGCGATTGCACACGATCACTAGAGAGCAAACTTAACCACTCATATTGAGGAGAAATCACATGAAAAAAATGATCGTTGCTATGGTTGCTTTGTTGGCTTCTGTATCTGCATTCGCACAAGAAGCTGCTCCAGCTGCTACTGAAGCTGCTGCTTCTGTTGCTACTGACCGCGGTTTGGTTGCTATCGCAGCTGCTATCGCTATCGCATTGTCTGTATTCGCAGGTGCAATGGCTCAAGGTAAAACAGCTTCTACAGCTCTTGATGGTATCGCTCGTAACCCAGCAGCTTCTGGTAAACTATTGATCCCAATGATCTTGGGTCTAGCTCTTATCGAGTCATTGGTTATCTACGCGTTGATCATCGCATTGCGTTTGGCGTAATCGTCTAACAAGACCGATCAAATAAAAAGGCTGGGTATCCCCCGGCCTTTTTTATTTTCAGGGCTTAAAAAATGCAAAAGCGAATCAGGCCTTTGCCAGACTCGCTTTTGGTGGATCTCCTGTCCGATAAAACAGGAGGTATCCGATGCGTAAAAACACGTACTTACGTATTCGGCGTATTCTTGAGATTACTAAAGTAATCCTTGTGATTATTTTGCTGATCCTGACTATTTTTAAGTATTAGGTATCTGAAGTAATACCTCCAACGTATACATAGCCTAAGGACCGGTGACTGGGAATCGGGCTATTAACACGGCAGGAGTGAAACACGGACGAGTCTGGTGAAGGCTCCAAATAAAAAAGCCCGCTCTTTTGGAACGGGCTTTTCTTTTTTTAACCTGGTACTTTTTTGAAGCGATGGGAAGCAGGTACCTTTTAGAGGTACTTGTTTACTACGGCTTCTACGCGGCTGCGGATTTTGTCGAGGCCGGCTTGAGTTGTGGATTCGTAGCGTACGACAACAACCGGTTGTGTGTTTGATGAGCGGCATAGAGCCCAACCGTCTTCGAAAGATAAACGGATGCCATCAGTGAAGTCCACTTTGTAGTCGGCGTCTGGTTTGTTCGGGAAGGCTTCGATCATTTTTTCTACGATCAAAACTTTTTTCTCTTCAGTTGTGTCGATACGGATTTCTGGCGTGTTGAAAGCTGGCGGTAAACCTTCAAGCAATTGCGGAATTGTTTTTCCAGTTTTTGCTAAGATCTCTACCAAGCGCAAAGCTGCGTAAGGAGCATCGTCGTAACCGTAGTTGCGGTCCGCGAAGAAGACGTGACCTGACATTTCTCCACCGAAGGGAGCTTTTTCTACTTTGATTTTTTCTTTTACCAAAGAGTGACCTGTCTTCCACATGATCGGTTGACCGCCGTGTTCAGAAACATCGTGGTACAAGCGATCCGAACATTTAACATCACCGATGATTTTCGCGCCTTTTTGTTCAGCCAAGATAGAGCGAGCGATGATCACCATCAACTCGTCACCGTAAACCATGCGACCCGTGTGATCGACAACACCGATACGATCGGCGTCACCATCAAAGCCGATACCGCAAACGGCACCTTCTTTAGCGACTTGTTTTTTTAGATCTTCTAGATTTTCTTCTACAGTTGGATCTGGATGGTGATTCGGGAATGTTCCATCTGGTTGTTCAAATAGAATTGTTGGATTTAAACCAACAGCATTGAATAGTCCGCGAACTACGGATCCACCAGCGCCGTTACCGCAATCAAGAACGACTTTTGTGTCTTTGATTGTGCCGAATTCTTTTTTGTAGCGCTCGTAGTACATCGGTTTGATGTCGAAGTGTTCTTCAGAACCTTTGCCATCGATGTACTCACCTTTTTGGATAATCTCGCGTAGTTTTTGAATTTCCGCACCGAAGATTGTGCCTTTGCCTACAGAAATTTTAAAGCCGTTGTACTCTGGAGGATTGTGCGAACCTGTAACCTGAATCGCGCCATCAACGCCTTTCAATTCAAAAGTTGAAAAATAACAAACAGGTGTTGTAACAAGACCCAAGTGAATAACTTTAGCGCCAGAGTCCATCATACCTTTTGCAAGATTCTTGATGATTGCTGGAGAACTTTCACGCGCATCACAACCCAAAGCCACTGTTGGATTTGTAAGGCCTTTATTTTGTTTCATGTAAACAACGTAAGCGCGGCCTAAGAGGTATGCGAAATTATCGTCGAATTGTCCGTTGTAAACCCCACGGATATCGTACTCTCTAAAAATAACCGGTTGAAACATAAGTCACCTCTGTAAATAAGTGGAAGTATTTAGAAATATGATTTTTTAACGCGAGAGTCGAGCTAATTTTATAGCCCAGCGAATGGCATCAATCATCGAGTGCGGATTGGCTTTATTTAAACCGAAAATATCCTTCGCCGTCCCGTGATCGACACTGGTTCTGACAAAGGGAATGCCCAAACTAATATGAACGCCACTATCTTGCCCGTGAATTGTTTTAAACGGAATGAGGCCCTGGTCATGATAAAGCGCCACATAAACCGAATAGCGCTGCCAATTTGAAGGGAAAAATGCGGCATCGGGGACCAAAGGACCTTCCACCGGGATTCTATTTTCCTTCGCAAAGGCTGAAAGCTGAGGGAAAAGCAGAAGTTCTTCTTTTCCGATAAGGCCTTCTTCGCCAGCGTGAGGATTTAATCCCAAAACGGCAATCGGTCGCTTGGCTTGCGCTGCCGGAAGTTTCTTACGTAGTTCATTGGCATTTTTTAATGTTTCCGCAAGCACCGTAAAGCTAAGATGCTTCGTTACGTCCTTGATGGGCGTATGTGCGGTGGCAAGAACCACACTGAATTTTTCTCCAACAAAACCCATGTTCACGTATTTAGCACCAGAAAGTCTTTTTAAAATATCCGTATGCCCCAGATCCTTAAATCCAGCTTCTTTTATACTGGTTTTTGAAAGAGGAGCTGTGGCGATCCCATCCAGAACTTT contains the following coding sequences:
- a CDS encoding phosphomannomutase/phosphoglucomutase; this translates as MFQPVIFREYDIRGVYNGQFDDNFAYLLGRAYVVYMKQNKGLTNPTVALGCDARESSPAIIKNLAKGMMDSGAKVIHLGLVTTPVCYFSTFELKGVDGAIQVTGSHNPPEYNGFKISVGKGTIFGAEIQKLREIIQKGEYIDGKGSEEHFDIKPMYYERYKKEFGTIKDTKVVLDCGNGAGGSVVRGLFNAVGLNPTILFEQPDGTFPNHHPDPTVEENLEDLKKQVAKEGAVCGIGFDGDADRIGVVDHTGRMVYGDELMVIIARSILAEQKGAKIIGDVKCSDRLYHDVSEHGGQPIMWKTGHSLVKEKIKVEKAPFGGEMSGHVFFADRNYGYDDAPYAALRLVEILAKTGKTIPQLLEGLPPAFNTPEIRIDTTEEKKVLIVEKMIEAFPNKPDADYKVDFTDGIRLSFEDGWALCRSSNTQPVVVVRYESTTQAGLDKIRSRVEAVVNKYL
- a CDS encoding 4-hydroxythreonine-4-phosphate dehydrogenase PdxA, which encodes MSRLRIALTTGDVDGIGFEVTAKALHHLGPQKNVQFILWRPEDADKKYLRLIDKKFERITVDSLQEALKIDGPYLIDIASDESPAQWVETSAEACLEKVLDGIATAPLSKTSIKEAGFKDLGHTDILKRLSGAKYVNMGFVGEKFSVVLATAHTPIKDVTKHLSFTVLAETLKNANELRKKLPAAQAKRPIAVLGLNPHAGEEGLIGKEELLLFPQLSAFAKENRIPVEGPLVPDAAFFPSNWQRYSVYVALYHDQGLIPFKTIHGQDSGVHISLGIPFVRTSVDHGTAKDIFGLNKANPHSMIDAIRWAIKLARLSR